A genomic window from Chlorobium phaeobacteroides DSM 266 includes:
- a CDS encoding type II toxin-antitoxin system HipA family toxin — MSTTARVNLWGRTIGAVSLGSDAATATFEYDPAFVQSGIEIAPLTMPLSGQLYSFPSLRPETFHGLPGLLADSLPDRFGNALIDAWLARSGRTPGSFNAVERLCYTGSRGMGALEYAPAIRLGVSGSAPVEIERLVELASEVLTHRNDLQVWFHDEGKELALGEILRVGTSAGGARAKAVIAWNPETDEVRSGQVKAGKGFEYWLLKFDGVSGNKDKELEDPKGYGAIEYAYYRMALDAGITMTPCRLFEENGRRHFMTRRFDRLEDGGKLHMQSLCGIAHYDFNQAGAYGYEQAMQVIRRLGLPMASVEEQFRRMVFNIVARNQDDHVKNIAFLMDRSGNWSLAPAFDITWSYQPGGAWTSTHQMTMNGKRSGFLPDYFKACAKSASMKRGRAETIVAEVQDVVRRWHDYAEESRVTPRQRDKIATTLGLEGFV, encoded by the coding sequence GTGAGTACAACAGCAAGGGTAAACCTGTGGGGGCGCACGATCGGGGCTGTATCGCTCGGTAGCGACGCTGCGACTGCAACCTTCGAGTACGATCCGGCCTTCGTTCAGAGCGGCATCGAAATCGCCCCGTTGACCATGCCGCTCTCCGGTCAGCTCTACTCCTTTCCCTCGCTGCGTCCCGAAACCTTCCATGGGCTTCCGGGACTGTTGGCGGATTCGCTGCCGGATCGGTTCGGCAATGCGCTGATCGATGCCTGGCTGGCCCGTTCCGGTCGCACACCCGGTTCCTTCAATGCCGTCGAGAGGCTCTGTTATACGGGGTCTCGGGGCATGGGCGCCCTTGAATATGCTCCAGCCATACGGTTGGGGGTCTCCGGCTCTGCGCCGGTCGAAATCGAACGGTTGGTCGAGTTGGCTTCGGAGGTGTTGACCCATCGCAACGATCTGCAGGTCTGGTTCCACGATGAGGGCAAGGAGCTTGCGCTCGGGGAGATTCTCCGGGTCGGCACCTCCGCGGGCGGAGCGAGAGCCAAGGCGGTGATTGCCTGGAACCCGGAAACCGACGAAGTTCGTTCAGGCCAGGTGAAGGCCGGAAAAGGGTTCGAGTACTGGTTGCTCAAGTTCGACGGGGTGAGTGGCAACAAGGACAAGGAGCTGGAAGATCCAAAAGGGTACGGTGCAATCGAGTACGCATACTACCGCATGGCGCTGGATGCGGGAATCACCATGACGCCCTGCCGACTGTTCGAGGAAAACGGTCGTCGCCATTTTATGACGAGGCGCTTTGACCGGTTGGAGGATGGAGGCAAACTGCACATGCAGTCGCTCTGCGGCATAGCGCATTACGACTTCAATCAGGCGGGAGCATACGGGTATGAACAGGCGATGCAGGTCATTCGACGCCTTGGTTTGCCGATGGCTTCCGTCGAGGAACAGTTCCGGCGAATGGTGTTCAATATCGTGGCCCGCAATCAGGATGACCATGTGAAGAACATTGCCTTTCTGATGGACAGGTCGGGCAACTGGTCGCTTGCGCCAGCGTTCGATATTACCTGGAGCTATCAACCGGGGGGAGCGTGGACATCGACCCATCAGATGACGATGAACGGCAAACGGAGCGGATTCCTGCCGGACTATTTCAAGGCATGTGCGAAAAGCGCATCCATGAAACGCGGGCGAGCCGAAACCATCGTCGCTGAAGTGCAGGACGTTGTTCGCAGATGGCATGATTATGCCGAGGAGTCGCGCGTCACTCCCCGACAACGGGATAAGATTGCAACAACGCTGGGACTGGAGGGCTTTGTATAA
- a CDS encoding sce7725 family protein — MYYPFLRARQFELIALRELAVEEAIQGFIIPILEPVKEAHNNLTLAHKVFQDKGQTAYLIVNPTIAELAGSSNFYLKYLTELEDAKFFPAFHYKNNSDFINRSIESFGLKNCMIICQSDVDPDDLGFKQLVAKNEVSSINVSDHNRNRTLHRFIKGLNKNYIRLDDLFEKQARNSDYLEIQEHRFSEEHIYYIEDGFNGFSDYTVLPSEYIDGGSTPRAVVIHLTYLNGENQIWIRHFTSETNDSISNVQGKFAEAAAKAVAYCRERGLNNSAISELISYYDNKHYPGLGTVKKISIKNHLLVISKFLKNR, encoded by the coding sequence ATGTACTATCCGTTTTTAAGAGCGAGACAATTTGAACTAATAGCCCTAAGGGAATTAGCAGTTGAAGAAGCAATACAAGGATTTATTATTCCAATTTTAGAGCCAGTTAAAGAAGCTCATAATAACTTAACCTTAGCGCATAAAGTATTTCAAGACAAGGGCCAGACTGCATATTTAATCGTCAACCCAACAATTGCTGAACTTGCAGGGAGCAGCAATTTCTATTTAAAGTACCTGACTGAGTTAGAAGATGCAAAGTTTTTCCCGGCTTTTCATTATAAAAATAATTCAGACTTTATTAATCGAAGTATTGAGAGTTTTGGTCTTAAAAATTGTATGATAATCTGCCAAAGTGATGTAGATCCTGATGATTTAGGGTTTAAACAATTAGTGGCTAAAAATGAAGTGTCCTCTATAAATGTTAGTGATCATAACAGAAATAGAACTCTTCATAGGTTTATTAAAGGCCTCAATAAAAACTATATTCGTCTTGATGATTTATTTGAAAAGCAAGCTCGAAATAGTGATTATTTAGAAATTCAGGAGCATAGATTTTCAGAAGAACACATTTATTATATTGAAGATGGCTTTAATGGCTTTTCTGACTATACAGTTCTGCCAAGTGAATATATTGATGGAGGTAGCACTCCAAGGGCGGTTGTAATTCATTTAACTTATTTAAATGGTGAAAATCAAATTTGGATAAGGCACTTCACGTCAGAAACCAATGATTCGATTTCAAACGTTCAGGGAAAGTTTGCAGAGGCTGCGGCAAAAGCGGTGGCTTATTGCAGGGAAAGAGGTTTAAATAATTCAGCAATTTCAGAACTGATATCGTACTATGATAATAAGCATTACCCCGGTTTAGGAACAGTAAAAAAAATATCTATTAAAAATCATTTGTTGGTTATAAGCAAATTTTTAAAGAATAGATAG
- a CDS encoding AAA family ATPase: MAWLDELKLNADARVAVIHLATIDEEDAMRALAGWSQSGEWPKGMGLITWDIGDQFRQLREPAATFSKLSATPETVLDIIDDYKGSATFVLKDFHHFLEHSRKVSRMLRNLASRLPFRTETVNIIITTPRFALPAELAHDIPTIDVGKPDAKQMLELLERETRSTRSLDNATHGLRERLVESALGLSVVEAGRAFRKAIVVAGGQGLDERSVRQVLNEKRHIIRESGALELYPCTGSMNNVGGLGALKGWLDERQEAFSQDAREYGLSMPKGVALIGIPGTGKSLCAKVTAGHWGMTLLRMDVGAIFSGLLGSSEQNIREAIRIAEVIAPCVLWVDEIEKAFAGSMGDSGTASRVFATFLTWMQEKTAPVFVFATANNVRRLPPELLRKGRFDEVFFLDLPTHAERITILEVHLRERGYTMLSQRFNLAAVASATEGFVGAELQALVNDAMFPAFRDNRRELETEDLLNAAGEMVPLSASHQEHIEQLRQMVVSGQARNASDDRNALASSQK, from the coding sequence ATGGCCTGGCTCGACGAACTCAAACTGAACGCTGACGCGCGGGTAGCCGTCATACACCTGGCAACCATCGACGAAGAGGATGCCATGCGCGCGCTTGCCGGCTGGTCGCAATCGGGCGAGTGGCCGAAAGGCATGGGGCTCATCACCTGGGATATCGGCGACCAGTTCCGGCAACTTCGGGAACCTGCGGCGACCTTCAGCAAGCTCTCGGCTACCCCGGAAACCGTGCTCGATATCATCGACGATTACAAGGGCTCCGCAACATTCGTACTCAAGGACTTTCACCATTTTCTGGAGCACAGCCGCAAGGTTTCGCGCATGCTGCGGAACCTCGCGTCGCGTCTTCCGTTCCGCACCGAAACGGTGAACATCATCATCACCACTCCCCGGTTTGCGCTTCCGGCCGAACTCGCTCACGACATTCCAACCATCGATGTCGGCAAGCCCGACGCCAAGCAGATGCTGGAGCTGCTCGAACGGGAAACCCGCTCGACGCGATCGCTCGACAACGCCACGCACGGCTTGCGCGAACGTCTGGTCGAAAGCGCGCTCGGCCTTTCCGTCGTCGAAGCGGGAAGGGCGTTCCGCAAAGCCATCGTGGTTGCCGGAGGCCAGGGGCTCGACGAGCGGAGCGTCCGGCAGGTGCTGAACGAAAAACGGCACATCATCCGCGAGAGCGGCGCTCTGGAACTCTACCCCTGTACCGGATCCATGAACAACGTCGGCGGACTCGGGGCTCTGAAGGGGTGGCTCGACGAGCGTCAGGAGGCGTTCAGCCAGGATGCGCGCGAGTATGGCCTCAGCATGCCGAAAGGGGTGGCGCTCATCGGGATTCCCGGAACCGGAAAAAGCCTCTGTGCAAAGGTGACCGCAGGCCACTGGGGGATGACGTTGCTGAGAATGGATGTGGGCGCAATCTTCAGCGGACTGCTCGGTTCGAGCGAACAGAACATACGCGAAGCTATCCGGATTGCCGAGGTGATCGCTCCCTGCGTGCTCTGGGTTGACGAAATCGAAAAAGCCTTTGCCGGCTCCATGGGCGACAGCGGCACGGCAAGCCGGGTGTTCGCTACCTTTCTGACCTGGATGCAGGAAAAAACCGCTCCGGTATTCGTTTTCGCCACGGCCAACAACGTCCGGCGGCTTCCCCCCGAACTCCTGCGCAAAGGCCGGTTCGACGAGGTCTTTTTCCTCGATCTTCCCACCCACGCCGAGCGGATAACAATACTCGAAGTCCATCTCAGGGAGCGCGGCTACACCATGCTCTCGCAGCGCTTCAACCTTGCCGCCGTCGCATCGGCCACCGAAGGGTTCGTCGGCGCGGAGCTGCAGGCGCTGGTCAACGACGCCATGTTTCCCGCATTCCGCGACAACCGCCGTGAACTGGAAACGGAGGATCTGCTCAACGCAGCCGGAGAGATGGTTCCCCTTTCGGCATCGCATCAGGAGCATATCGAACAACTCAGGCAGATGGTCGTTAGCGGACAGGCGCGCAACGCCTCCGACGACCGGAATGCCTTGGCCTCTTCGCAGAAATAA
- a CDS encoding SUMF1/EgtB/PvdO family nonheme iron enzyme: MPIPKGVSGYGTWNQSGNVMEWCSVWHDETDSASASSGEESLRQERGGCWRYPDKFAFRSSQRSFVVSKAVNDFRGFRLVLPVQAGA, from the coding sequence ATGCCTATCCCGAAGGGGGTCTCCGGCTACGGCACTTGGAACCAGAGTGGCAACGTCATGGAGTGGTGCAGCGTCTGGCACGACGAAACCGATTCCGCAAGCGCTTCATCCGGTGAAGAGTCACTCCGACAGGAACGTGGCGGCTGCTGGCGTTACCCCGACAAGTTCGCTTTCCGCTCTTCGCAGCGCTCGTTCGTGGTTTCCAAAGCGGTAAACGATTTCCGTGGATTCCGGCTGGTGTTGCCGGTGCAGGCGGGAGCATGA
- a CDS encoding sce7726 family protein — protein MEKAIKYQINQLRSYSSLFSRNQVLSWLKMDFTSINFKIKRYDEKWLNNHNSTYLDYLKYIYSVLADNYQNEYIFKNEFLNNWLIKELGETNSQIFSEFRVGNSIADLAMFNGCSKIFEIKTELDSDSRLTLQLQNYEKAFNEVFLIIPKSKLNIYEKQGASVGIITYDPKGEDIFSVYRNAKPNLDIEPSAIMSILHTNEYKSIVRKYYGSLPQMTSFNQYNVCGELIFEIPKNKLNKLFIDEMKKRSSSNALSSRYYKEFNQLFLALRMNRDSKSKMIELLKTTIQI, from the coding sequence ATGGAAAAAGCAATAAAATACCAAATTAACCAATTAAGGAGCTATTCCTCCTTATTCTCAAGGAATCAAGTTCTTTCTTGGCTAAAAATGGACTTTACTTCTATTAATTTTAAGATTAAAAGATATGACGAAAAATGGCTGAATAACCATAATTCGACTTATCTTGACTATCTTAAATACATATACTCTGTTTTGGCAGACAATTATCAAAATGAATACATTTTTAAAAATGAATTCTTAAACAATTGGTTGATAAAAGAACTTGGCGAGACAAACTCTCAGATATTCAGTGAGTTTAGAGTTGGTAACTCTATTGCGGATTTAGCAATGTTTAATGGTTGCTCTAAAATTTTTGAGATTAAAACTGAGTTGGATAGTGATTCGCGGTTGACACTACAGCTTCAAAATTATGAAAAGGCTTTTAATGAGGTTTTTTTAATCATTCCAAAATCTAAGTTAAATATCTATGAAAAACAAGGCGCTTCAGTTGGGATAATAACTTATGACCCTAAAGGGGAAGATATATTTTCAGTTTATCGAAATGCTAAACCCAATCTTGATATAGAACCCTCAGCAATTATGTCAATATTGCACACTAATGAATATAAATCAATTGTAAGAAAATATTATGGTTCTCTACCTCAGATGACAAGCTTTAATCAGTACAATGTTTGTGGTGAATTAATTTTTGAAATACCAAAAAATAAACTCAACAAGCTTTTCATTGATGAAATGAAAAAAAGAAGTTCCAGTAATGCTCTATCATCTAGATATTATAAAGAGTTTAATCAGTTGTTTTTAGCTCTAAGAATGAATCGTGATTCAAAAAGTAAAATGATAGAATTATTAAAAACAACCATTCAAATTTAA
- a CDS encoding formylglycine-generating enzyme family protein, giving the protein MNTPTHNEILTELKRLALRQSGSDLPPVVVNERDGSPMVLVPAGSFTMGDGLDKESPQRTVSLEAFYISVYAVTNRQYRAFVQATGHRPPNIGARIDSLSVWHEDGCPEEFDDYPVVLINWDDAEAYARWAGCRLPTEAEWEKAARGPEGHIYPWGDRWDENNCRHRNNRGADSVAPVYAYPEGVSGYGTWNQSGNVMEWCSVWHDETDSANTASSGEETLRQERGGCWRYPDKFAFRSSQRSFVVSKAVNDFRGFRLVLPV; this is encoded by the coding sequence ATGAATACTCCGACACATAACGAAATCCTTACCGAACTCAAGAGACTCGCGCTCCGCCAATCCGGCAGCGATCTGCCCCCTGTCGTCGTCAACGAACGGGACGGTTCCCCGATGGTGCTTGTTCCCGCAGGCAGTTTCACCATGGGCGACGGCCTCGACAAAGAGAGCCCGCAGCGCACCGTCTCTCTCGAAGCGTTCTACATTTCGGTTTACGCCGTCACCAACCGCCAGTACCGGGCGTTCGTACAGGCTACGGGCCATAGGCCTCCCAACATCGGAGCAAGGATCGACTCGCTTTCAGTCTGGCACGAAGACGGCTGTCCCGAAGAGTTCGACGATTACCCGGTGGTGCTGATCAACTGGGACGACGCGGAGGCCTACGCCCGGTGGGCGGGATGCCGATTGCCCACGGAAGCCGAGTGGGAAAAGGCGGCGCGAGGGCCGGAAGGACATATCTACCCGTGGGGAGACCGGTGGGACGAAAACAATTGTCGGCACCGGAACAACAGGGGAGCGGATTCGGTAGCCCCGGTCTACGCCTATCCCGAAGGGGTCTCCGGCTACGGCACCTGGAACCAGAGCGGCAACGTCATGGAGTGGTGCAGCGTCTGGCACGACGAAACCGATTCCGCAAACACCGCTTCATCCGGTGAAGAGACACTCCGCCAGGAACGGGGCGGCTGCTGGCGCTATCCCGACAAATTCGCCTTCCGCTCTTCGCAGCGCTCGTTCGTGGTTTCCAAAGCCGTCAACGATTTCCGTGGATTCCGGCTGGTGTTGCCTGTGTAG
- a CDS encoding tyrosine-type recombinase/integrase, with the protein MPKSKKTATLHWLRHSYATHLLEAGTDLRYIQELLGRKSSKMPEIYIHVSEQSLLKIPSPFDNF; encoded by the coding sequence ATGCCAAAATCAAAAAAAACAGCAACGCTTCATTGGTTGCGGCACTCATATGCAACACATTTACTGGAAGCAGGAACTGATCTACGATACATACAAGAGCTATTAGGGCGTAAGAGCAGTAAGATGCCGGAAATCTATATCCACGTAAGCGAACAGAGTTTACTGAAAATTCCCAGCCCCTTTGATAATTTTTAA
- a CDS encoding Hsp70 family protein, giving the protein MALAFDFGTCNSVVARWNEALHAVETPELPNLGIRFPQPGSEPARVIPSVIHFAEDNGLLAGSQVGASGLVNHPGTFRWLKMDMLRTGGANRGRRVNGRVIYPRHAADELVDRILMFVRGYFGDIDEEIVLTVPVEAFDHYIDWLREAAIKRFPGGITFIDEATACMLGYSDEVLDGEAYCIVDFGGGTLDVSIVRTDLLHAGHTKCRLLGRAGEEIGGIMVDNWLLEHIQEREGLTDDDIASIGPSLLEAVEQAKIVISSGGEESSFTRYNDVTGRLIEVTLTAGTLKEVLEKKREPGRNNLYQYIIRTLDRAIDQARDRAGMRKEELKGVFLVGGSSLLPGIEEKIREFFPRCDVHAGNPFEAIARGACRFSGGMFDQTLTHDYCLRSWNRELRDFELVPVVARGTPYPTGKPVCSKYIKAASDNQEALGLVIYERSSMIRPLISYVNGADGLRPVREGEREESRHKPLNPEDSEFIHAVPPCRSGDRRFIAGFGVDGNRRLTLWLRDTEENNRSYILLRDGSRLPLPVMDLPVVKL; this is encoded by the coding sequence ATGGCTCTCGCTTTTGATTTCGGGACATGCAACAGCGTTGTGGCTCGCTGGAACGAAGCCCTGCATGCCGTGGAAACTCCCGAACTGCCCAATCTCGGCATCAGGTTTCCGCAGCCGGGATCGGAACCCGCGCGGGTCATTCCCTCCGTCATTCATTTTGCGGAAGATAACGGGCTCCTTGCCGGCAGCCAGGTCGGCGCTTCAGGTCTTGTCAACCATCCTGGAACCTTCAGGTGGCTGAAAATGGATATGCTCCGCACCGGCGGAGCCAATCGCGGACGGCGCGTCAACGGCAGGGTTATCTACCCCCGCCATGCGGCGGACGAGCTCGTCGATCGCATCCTGATGTTCGTGCGCGGCTATTTCGGCGACATCGACGAGGAGATCGTGCTGACCGTCCCGGTGGAAGCCTTCGACCACTACATCGACTGGCTTCGCGAAGCGGCCATAAAACGGTTTCCGGGCGGCATCACCTTCATCGACGAGGCAACCGCCTGCATGCTCGGGTACAGCGACGAGGTGCTCGACGGCGAAGCGTACTGCATCGTGGATTTCGGCGGCGGCACCCTCGACGTTTCGATAGTCCGTACCGATCTGCTGCATGCCGGTCATACGAAATGCCGATTGCTTGGCCGGGCCGGCGAGGAGATCGGCGGCATCATGGTCGATAACTGGCTGCTGGAACATATCCAGGAACGGGAGGGGCTCACGGACGACGATATCGCCTCGATCGGCCCGTCCCTGCTCGAAGCGGTTGAGCAGGCGAAAATAGTCATCTCCAGCGGCGGTGAAGAGTCATCGTTCACGCGCTATAACGACGTTACCGGCCGTCTTATCGAGGTCACCCTCACTGCCGGCACCCTGAAGGAGGTGCTCGAAAAAAAACGGGAGCCCGGCAGGAACAACCTCTACCAGTACATCATCCGCACGCTCGACCGCGCCATCGATCAGGCGCGCGACCGGGCCGGTATGCGCAAGGAGGAGCTCAAGGGGGTTTTTCTTGTGGGTGGCAGCAGCCTGCTGCCGGGCATCGAGGAGAAAATCCGGGAGTTTTTCCCCCGCTGCGACGTCCATGCAGGCAATCCGTTCGAAGCCATTGCCCGTGGCGCATGCCGCTTCTCCGGCGGGATGTTCGACCAGACGCTGACGCACGATTACTGCCTGCGCAGCTGGAACCGGGAACTCCGGGATTTCGAACTGGTTCCCGTTGTTGCGCGAGGCACCCCGTACCCGACCGGCAAACCGGTGTGCAGCAAGTATATCAAGGCCGCCTCGGACAATCAGGAGGCGCTCGGGCTGGTCATTTATGAGCGCTCTTCGATGATCCGTCCGCTGATCTCCTACGTCAACGGGGCCGACGGCTTGCGTCCGGTACGGGAAGGGGAGCGAGAGGAGAGTCGGCATAAGCCCCTCAATCCCGAAGACAGCGAGTTTATCCATGCCGTACCGCCCTGCCGTTCTGGCGATCGGCGCTTTATTGCAGGATTCGGGGTGGACGGCAACCGCCGTCTCACGCTCTGGCTGCGGGATACGGAGGAGAACAACCGTTCATACATCCTGTTGCGCGACGGCTCGCGACTTCCGTTGCCGGTGATGGATCTGCCGGTGGTAAAACTGTGA
- a CDS encoding sulfatase-like hydrolase/transferase gives MHLPTCRSDVNKGSRSVRLIATFAIVQLALHLYTVVESPDPRLFLPHFIAWSHDLLILSILFFVFSRAIALFPSRFRNCAELMTLPIIALALLPLTLYPRMLREYLSFPVNLFTATPASASAMLTKYLGLSKLMPVAFAVASALVALLMLPFPSWSKKGKLLFTVFRGILLTVAILTLPRSPHPVVNSLKEEMSAVLSHERREVPALFSAPHRQDNQKPSGSGVLSLQEKLKADHIYLIVLEGVSADQFENAISGTESRFYRRISRHARYFDRYYTTNLDSYTSLIAMLTSEQVPYRSYTDTGLYDAVNNAPNLARSFKDIGFHTLFISIYDDQPFIPVRRDWSKIMHRHDLPAGKQWVSVESSRMESATEDRAALSTLGKLPSLYPKTFVLHELAYGHTTEWRAKTGIPQLAYYDTYLNELLDLLIANGTWSKSLMVIVSDHGDRAKGANTESYRVPLMIVGQDVAQGIDHTFRSHLELQQIMVSSLTGNTMPEPKKEAIVVGSTERWIYGLIDAHGDHLVIDDRTGKVVASNGKLSSKAVHNRFQEIINNFGMRFGPENEK, from the coding sequence ATGCATCTCCCTACTTGCAGGAGCGATGTGAACAAAGGCTCCCGTTCCGTTCGCCTTATTGCCACGTTTGCCATTGTACAACTGGCGCTACATCTCTATACAGTCGTTGAATCACCGGACCCGCGTTTGTTTTTGCCGCATTTTATAGCATGGAGCCATGACCTGCTGATACTCTCGATTTTGTTTTTCGTCTTCAGCAGAGCAATCGCCCTGTTTCCATCGCGGTTTCGGAATTGCGCTGAACTCATGACTCTGCCGATCATCGCTCTGGCGCTTCTGCCACTGACGCTCTATCCCCGGATGCTTCGCGAGTACCTCTCCTTTCCAGTGAACCTGTTTACGGCAACCCCTGCATCAGCATCTGCGATGCTGACCAAATATCTTGGGCTTTCGAAACTGATGCCGGTAGCCTTTGCGGTAGCTTCCGCTCTGGTTGCGCTGCTGATGCTGCCGTTTCCTTCGTGGTCGAAAAAGGGAAAGCTCTTGTTCACGGTTTTCCGGGGAATTCTGCTTACCGTTGCAATCCTGACACTGCCGCGTTCACCCCATCCGGTTGTAAACAGCCTTAAAGAAGAGATGTCGGCTGTACTTTCTCACGAACGACGGGAGGTGCCTGCGCTTTTTTCCGCACCACACCGACAGGATAATCAGAAGCCTTCAGGTTCCGGCGTCTTGTCGTTGCAGGAAAAACTGAAAGCGGACCATATCTATCTGATTGTGCTCGAAGGGGTGAGTGCAGATCAGTTCGAGAACGCAATTTCCGGTACAGAGTCAAGGTTTTATCGTCGCATCTCCAGACATGCCAGATATTTCGACCGGTACTACACGACCAATCTCGACTCCTATACCAGCCTGATCGCCATGCTCACATCCGAGCAGGTCCCGTACCGTTCTTATACCGATACCGGATTGTACGATGCGGTCAACAATGCTCCTAACCTTGCACGCAGTTTTAAAGATATCGGATTCCATACTCTTTTTATCAGCATCTACGACGATCAGCCGTTCATCCCTGTTCGTCGGGACTGGTCGAAAATCATGCACCGACATGACCTTCCTGCCGGAAAACAATGGGTCTCCGTTGAATCAAGCCGCATGGAGTCCGCAACAGAGGACAGGGCTGCGCTTTCGACGCTGGGAAAGCTCCCCTCGCTGTATCCGAAGACTTTCGTTTTGCACGAACTGGCCTATGGCCACACGACGGAGTGGCGGGCAAAGACAGGTATTCCACAACTTGCTTATTACGATACCTATCTGAATGAACTGCTTGACCTGCTCATTGCGAATGGAACCTGGTCAAAAAGCCTTATGGTAATCGTTTCGGACCATGGCGACCGGGCGAAAGGAGCGAATACCGAAAGCTATCGTGTGCCGTTGATGATTGTTGGGCAGGATGTGGCGCAAGGCATCGATCATACGTTTCGCTCTCATCTGGAGCTGCAGCAGATCATGGTATCATCGCTAACCGGAAACACCATGCCTGAGCCAAAAAAGGAGGCGATTGTTGTCGGTTCAACCGAGCGCTGGATATATGGACTGATCGATGCTCACGGCGATCATCTGGTTATCGATGATCGTACCGGCAAAGTTGTCGCATCGAATGGAAAATTGAGTTCAAAGGCTGTTCACAACAGATTTCAGGAAATAATCAACAATTTCGGAATGCGTTTTGGTCCGGAAAACGAAAAATAG
- a CDS encoding helix-turn-helix domain-containing protein: MKIEGTLTDEAILGELGARLAQRRLELQLSQGALAAQAGVSKRTVERVEAGATTQMSSMIRVMRVLGLLERLEALVPEAGPRPMELLKLKGKARKRARTKQKPAEEKPWTWGDES; this comes from the coding sequence ATGAAAATTGAAGGCACATTGACGGATGAGGCGATTCTTGGTGAGCTGGGCGCTCGGCTGGCGCAGCGTCGGCTGGAACTTCAGTTGAGTCAGGGAGCGCTTGCCGCGCAGGCGGGCGTATCGAAGCGGACGGTGGAGCGTGTCGAAGCCGGGGCTACGACGCAGATGTCGTCCATGATACGGGTTATGCGGGTATTGGGGCTGCTGGAACGGCTGGAGGCTCTGGTGCCGGAGGCGGGGCCGAGGCCGATGGAGTTGCTGAAGCTGAAAGGCAAGGCGCGAAAGCGTGCAAGAACCAAACAGAAGCCAGCGGAAGAAAAGCCCTGGACGTGGGGTGACGAGTCGTGA
- a CDS encoding RES family NAD+ phosphorylase, producing the protein MKVCSSCFSDKELKGFILTSNEFGDCLVCNATSQNLLDITELYDFFQELIGNFKIGKSGLPLSSKIQSDWSFFSSNEIAIKILNYLIPQIHTEITSSDDLVEYSDDILANFGHWETLKDELKWKNRFVIDVHRLGKGEFNWDAFLRDINTLFSLTNKVELFRARIHNKSGMPVYPINEMSCPPKELASGGRANPAGIPFLYLSEDENTVLYEVRASYLDEISVGVFQLKEDIESVDIVDFTKDSPLFQPEYVKEAIQGKLLRDRISKDLSKPMRRYDSELEYIPTQFICEYIKVFTGAKGIRFRSSLHIQGNNMVFFEPDLMECKTVKKVKIRNINLSSIDIN; encoded by the coding sequence ATGAAAGTATGCTCATCTTGTTTTTCTGATAAAGAGTTAAAAGGTTTTATTTTAACTAGTAATGAATTTGGTGATTGTCTGGTTTGTAATGCAACATCACAAAATCTTTTAGATATAACGGAATTATATGATTTCTTTCAGGAATTAATTGGAAACTTCAAAATTGGTAAAAGTGGCTTACCTCTTAGTTCTAAAATTCAATCTGATTGGAGTTTTTTTAGCTCAAATGAAATTGCAATTAAGATTTTAAACTATCTAATTCCTCAGATTCATACAGAAATAACTTCATCAGATGACCTGGTTGAGTATTCGGACGATATTTTAGCAAATTTCGGACATTGGGAGACTCTCAAAGATGAATTAAAATGGAAAAATAGATTTGTTATTGATGTGCATCGATTAGGTAAGGGCGAATTTAATTGGGATGCTTTTCTTCGTGATATTAATACTCTATTCAGCCTAACAAATAAGGTGGAATTATTTAGAGCCAGAATTCATAACAAAAGTGGGATGCCTGTTTATCCAATCAATGAAATGAGTTGTCCGCCAAAAGAGCTTGCAAGCGGAGGTCGAGCAAATCCTGCAGGAATTCCTTTTCTTTATTTGAGTGAAGATGAAAATACCGTTTTATATGAGGTTAGAGCGTCGTATTTAGATGAGATTAGTGTTGGTGTTTTTCAATTAAAGGAAGATATTGAATCTGTTGACATTGTCGATTTCACAAAAGACTCTCCTTTGTTTCAGCCTGAATATGTTAAAGAAGCAATTCAGGGGAAACTTTTACGAGATAGAATTAGCAAAGACCTCTCAAAACCAATGAGAAGATATGATAGCGAATTAGAGTATATACCGACTCAATTTATTTGTGAATACATTAAAGTGTTTACGGGAGCAAAGGGTATTCGCTTTCGAAGTTCGCTTCACATACAAGGGAACAATATGGTTTTCTTTGAGCCTGATTTAATGGAATGCAAGACGGTCAAAAAAGTAAAAATCAGAAATATTAACTTAAGCTCGATAGACATAAATTGA